The following are encoded together in the Azospirillum lipoferum 4B genome:
- a CDS encoding IS630-like element ISAli3 family transposase (programmed frameshift), with product MAAIAITRLELSSAELRQRAVRFGDPDVARRLLALALVLEGRSREDAARSCGMDRQTLRDWVHRYNAQGVAGLRDRKAPGAKPKLSAEQEAEVASWVRSGPDLAEDGVVRWRRCDLARKIERRFGVVLAERSVGGLLRRLGFRRLSVRPQHPQQDGEALEAHKKNFAALVAGALPDTARGKPLELWWQDEARVGQQGTLTRVWAAKGSRPRAPRDQRHSWAYLFGAVCPSRGAAAALVLPKANAAAMTLHMAEISGQVSDGHHAVLILDGAGWHQPGDKLVVPENISLLHLPPYCPELNPVENIWQFLRQNHLSHRVFDSYAAIVEACCEAWNALAQAPEIIRSIASRSWAAVNV from the exons ATGGCGGCGATTGCGATCACGCGGCTGGAGCTGAGTTCAGCGGAGTTGCGCCAGCGGGCGGTGCGTTTTGGCGATCCGGATGTAGCGCGGCGCCTTCTCGCCCTAGCTCTGGTTTTGGAGGGGCGATCTCGCGAGGACGCCGCGCGGTCTTGCGGGATGGATCGGCAAACGTTGCGGGATTGGGTTCACCGCTACAACGCCCAAGGCGTGGCGGGGCTGCGGGATCGTAAGGCACCGGGAGCCAAGCCGAAGCTGTCGGCGGAGCAGGAAGCGGAGGTGGCGTCCTGGGTCCGCTCCGGTCCGGACCTCGCCGAGGATGGCGTGGTTCGGTGGCGGCGGTGCGATCTGGCCCGCAAGATCGAGCGCCGGTTCGGCGTGGTGCTGGCCGAGCGCAGCGTTGGCGGGCTGTTGCGCCGTCTGGGGTTCCGTCGCCTGTCGGTGCGCCCCCAGCATCCTCAGCAGGATGGCGAGGCGCTCGAGGCTCACA AAAAAAACTTTGCCGCTCTGGTTGCCGGCGCCCTCCCCGACACCGCCCGCGGCAAGCCGCTGGAGCTCTGGTGGCAGGACGAAGCCCGGGTCGGCCAGCAAGGGACCCTGACCCGGGTGTGGGCCGCCAAGGGCAGCCGGCCACGCGCGCCCCGCGACCAGCGCCATAGCTGGGCCTACCTGTTCGGCGCCGTCTGCCCGAGCCGTGGCGCCGCCGCGGCCTTGGTCCTGCCCAAGGCCAACGCCGCGGCAATGACCCTGCACATGGCCGAGATCAGCGGCCAAGTGAGCGACGGCCACCATGCGGTGCTCATCCTCGACGGCGCAGGCTGGCACCAGCCGGGCGACAAGCTGGTCGTGCCCGAAAACATCAGCCTTCTGCATCTCCCGCCCTATTGCCCGGAACTCAATCCGGTCGAAAACATCTGGCAGTTCCTGCGACAGAACCACCTCAGCCATCGCGTCTTCGATTCCTATGCCGCCATCGTCGAGGCCTGCTGCGAGGCGTGGAACGCTCTCGCCCAGGCACCCGAAATCATTCGCTCAATCGCCTCACGCTCGTGGGCAGCGGTCAATGTCTAA
- a CDS encoding helix-turn-helix domain-containing protein → MLTGAQIRAARALLDWRQNRLAEESGVSGPTIRRMEGAKGTSKSLVENVEAVRRALEAAGVVFLADGEQRAGGPGVRLREPEET, encoded by the coding sequence ATGCTGACGGGGGCACAGATCAGGGCGGCGCGCGCTTTGCTCGACTGGAGGCAGAACCGCTTGGCGGAGGAGTCCGGCGTGTCGGGGCCAACGATCCGGCGCATGGAAGGGGCGAAAGGGACGAGCAAAAGCTTGGTCGAGAATGTTGAGGCTGTCCGTCGTGCGCTGGAGGCTGCGGGGGTCGTGTTCCTGGCCGACGGGGAACAACGGGCCGGCGGCCCCGGTGTGCGCCTGCGCGAACCGGAGGAGACCTGA
- a CDS encoding OmpA/MotB family protein — protein MQAIRSKRGRRHSAGEAGEQDGYFASVSDLLTGILFIFILLLTGVVIDNQGADGDMLRVRNALEAERGRAEHLAHELSEAQKEARTIAKRLVDERDEARREAHSAQSRLTSLDAQLSAARNDIDAARSAETTARRALSEMQDARTTEQILYTKNKQKRAELLNRIVNTMREQRFEVVAELEEGVLRLPDGLLFEKGDAKLDRRGAQALQVLAGIMEREVHCATRPSQDCPPGSSAFLEAVFIEGHSDNTQVRPGQHHPDFANNWRLSTRRALEAFSEMMKGRPNLEKLANAQGRSVFGVSGYAGGRAIADNSTEQGQEQNRRIDMRFLLSGTAPLEKAPTR, from the coding sequence ATGCAGGCGATCAGATCGAAGCGCGGCCGGCGCCACTCCGCCGGAGAAGCCGGCGAGCAGGACGGCTATTTCGCCTCCGTCAGTGATCTGCTGACAGGAATCCTCTTTATCTTCATCCTCTTGCTAACTGGTGTGGTCATCGACAATCAGGGGGCCGACGGGGACATGCTCAGGGTCCGGAACGCCCTTGAGGCCGAAAGGGGAAGGGCCGAGCACCTCGCGCACGAACTATCCGAGGCTCAGAAGGAAGCCCGCACCATAGCCAAGCGGCTTGTCGACGAGCGCGACGAGGCGCGGCGTGAGGCGCATTCGGCTCAGAGTCGTCTGACCTCCTTGGACGCACAGCTCAGTGCGGCACGCAACGATATCGACGCAGCGCGCTCCGCCGAAACGACGGCGCGACGGGCGCTCTCCGAGATGCAGGATGCGCGCACGACCGAGCAGATCCTCTACACCAAGAACAAGCAGAAGCGCGCGGAACTCCTCAACCGGATCGTCAATACGATGCGCGAGCAGCGCTTCGAGGTGGTCGCAGAGTTGGAAGAGGGAGTACTGCGGCTCCCCGACGGTCTGCTTTTCGAGAAAGGCGACGCAAAGCTGGACCGCCGCGGGGCTCAAGCCCTACAGGTGTTGGCCGGCATCATGGAACGGGAAGTCCATTGCGCGACGCGCCCGTCGCAGGACTGTCCACCGGGATCCTCTGCGTTCCTAGAGGCGGTGTTCATCGAGGGACATTCCGATAACACACAGGTGCGCCCAGGCCAGCACCATCCAGATTTTGCGAACAATTGGCGGCTGTCTACGCGGCGCGCCCTGGAGGCGTTCTCGGAAATGATGAAAGGCAGGCCCAATCTCGAAAAGCTGGCCAATGCCCAGGGGCGATCCGTGTTCGGCGTCAGCGGCTACGCTGGCGGACGGGCGATCGCGGACAACAGCACCGAACAGGGTCAAGAGCAGAACCGGCGCATCGACATGCGTTTCCTGCTATCCGGCACCGCTCCCCTGGAGAAAGCGCCGACGCGATGA
- the zapE gene encoding cell division protein ZapE — protein sequence MTDGPLSLYRARRGSGTLRPDPDQELAAEKFQSLYQALKGYQPQPAGDGKPAGGGWLERFGLGRRRSTPPPPDIASTAPQGLYIYGSVGRGKSMLMDLFFETAPVDKKRRVHFHEFMLEIHQRIHDHRQSGKGKGDGPDEALPELARALADEAWLLCFDEFHVTNIVDAMILGRLFTNLFDLGVVVVATSNWPPDMLYKDGLQRELFLPFIALLKEKLDILSLDGPTDYRLDRLKGVPIYHHPLGAASDAALARAFSDLTGGASGEPCSLTVQGRRVEIDRAAKSVAWVDFWNLCGKPLGAADYLAIATHFHTVLIDHVPTMKDELRNEAKRFMTLIDALYEHKVNVVIAAEGPPERLYPEGTHAFEFERTVSRLMEMQSEDYLQRQHLT from the coding sequence ATGACCGACGGACCGCTTTCGCTCTACCGCGCCCGCCGCGGCAGCGGCACTCTTCGCCCCGATCCCGACCAGGAGCTGGCGGCGGAGAAGTTCCAAAGCCTGTATCAGGCGCTGAAGGGCTATCAGCCGCAACCCGCTGGCGACGGCAAGCCTGCCGGGGGAGGGTGGCTGGAGCGTTTCGGCCTTGGCCGCCGCCGTTCCACCCCGCCGCCGCCCGACATCGCCTCCACCGCGCCGCAGGGGCTCTACATCTACGGCAGCGTCGGGCGCGGCAAGTCGATGCTGATGGACCTGTTCTTCGAGACGGCTCCCGTCGACAAGAAGCGGCGCGTCCATTTCCACGAATTCATGCTGGAGATCCACCAGCGCATCCACGACCACCGCCAGTCCGGCAAGGGGAAGGGTGACGGCCCGGACGAGGCGCTGCCCGAGCTGGCCCGCGCCCTGGCCGACGAGGCGTGGCTGCTCTGCTTCGACGAGTTCCACGTCACCAACATCGTCGACGCGATGATCCTTGGCCGGCTGTTCACCAACCTGTTCGACCTGGGGGTGGTGGTGGTGGCGACCTCCAACTGGCCGCCGGACATGCTGTACAAGGACGGGCTTCAGCGCGAGCTGTTCCTGCCCTTCATCGCGCTTCTGAAGGAGAAGCTGGACATCCTGTCGCTGGACGGCCCCACCGACTACCGGCTGGACCGTCTGAAGGGGGTGCCGATCTACCACCACCCGCTGGGCGCGGCGTCGGACGCCGCCCTTGCCAGGGCCTTCTCCGACCTGACCGGCGGTGCGTCGGGCGAGCCCTGCAGCCTGACGGTGCAGGGCCGCCGGGTCGAGATCGACCGCGCCGCCAAAAGCGTGGCCTGGGTCGATTTCTGGAACCTGTGCGGCAAGCCGCTGGGGGCGGCCGACTATCTGGCCATCGCCACCCATTTCCACACGGTCCTGATCGACCATGTTCCGACCATGAAGGACGAACTGCGCAACGAGGCCAAGCGCTTCATGACGCTGATCGACGCGCTGTACGAACACAAGGTCAACGTCGTCATCGCCGCCGAAGGCCCGCCCGAGCGGCTTTATCCGGAAGGCACCCACGCCTTCGAGTTCGAACGCACGGTCAGCCGGCTGATGGAGATGCAGAGCGAGGATTACCTGCAAAGGCAGCATCTTACTTGA